Proteins from a single region of Methanobacterium sp.:
- a CDS encoding PAS domain S-box protein — translation MILEVFYMDYPDKIAEEIFSNTHFMIAYMDKEFNFIRVNKAYAEANGKNSEYFINKNHFELFPNLENERIFKNVVETGESYSAYARPFEHPYLGLTYWDWDLQPIKDAAGKVENLILSLINVTPYKFDEKRFKRDQSRELEKLVEERARDLENEINEHKKVAEKLRESENRYHSLFEDNHATMLFIDPDTGDIVDANPAASSFYGYDIEELKKMKITDINVLTEEEVFNEIQKARIKKKNYFSFKHRLASGEIHNVDTYSGPITFSGRNILYSIVHDVTEREKAQKALQMERELLGTIIDAIPVMITIYTPSVENIQVNKAFEKITGWSNEEIQELDIMKAVYPDPDYRQEVAEFMNSISGWKDIKMTIKDGSKIASSWANVPIPDGRQVGIGIDISQRKQMEKELREARDKLEEKVQERTIELEEAYEALKENEMQLKDLVADLERSNEELRSFAYITSHDLQEPLRTMASFSQLLERRYKGRLDSDADEFLDFIINAAVRMKEMIQGLLDYSRVEREGKEFIKTDMNLKLEKAVSNLRSAIDESSAIITHDDLPKVFAEPDQMVRVFQNIIGNAIKFRKADEQLKIHISVRIDKKRREWIFSVSDNGIGMEEKYADRIFEVFKRLHTVDKYEGAGIGLAIVKRIIDAHGGYIWVESKLGKGSTFYFTIPFKQS, via the coding sequence ATGATTCTTGAGGTTTTTTATATGGATTATCCGGACAAAATAGCCGAAGAGATATTCTCCAACACCCATTTCATGATAGCTTATATGGATAAAGAATTTAATTTTATCAGGGTGAACAAAGCTTATGCAGAGGCTAACGGGAAAAATTCTGAATATTTCATAAATAAAAACCATTTTGAATTATTTCCAAATCTCGAAAATGAAAGAATATTTAAGAATGTTGTGGAGACTGGCGAATCATATAGTGCTTATGCCCGGCCTTTTGAACACCCATATTTAGGCCTTACTTACTGGGATTGGGATTTACAACCCATAAAAGATGCTGCTGGAAAAGTTGAAAATTTAATTTTAAGTTTAATCAATGTAACGCCCTATAAATTTGATGAAAAGCGCTTTAAAAGAGATCAAAGCAGGGAACTTGAAAAACTGGTTGAAGAACGTGCCAGAGATTTAGAAAATGAGATCAATGAGCATAAAAAAGTAGCTGAAAAATTAAGAGAGAGTGAAAACCGATACCATAGTTTATTTGAGGATAACCATGCTACAATGCTGTTTATAGATCCAGATACTGGGGACATTGTTGATGCTAATCCTGCTGCAAGCTCATTTTACGGCTATGATATAGAAGAATTAAAAAAAATGAAAATTACAGATATTAACGTGCTAACAGAGGAAGAAGTCTTTAATGAAATACAAAAAGCACGAATCAAGAAAAAGAATTATTTTTCATTTAAACATCGTTTAGCCAGTGGAGAAATTCACAATGTGGATACATACAGCGGCCCCATAACATTTAGTGGTAGAAATATCCTTTATTCTATTGTTCATGATGTTACAGAACGTGAAAAAGCTCAAAAAGCTCTTCAAATGGAACGTGAACTTTTAGGAACCATAATTGATGCAATACCTGTAATGATTACTATCTATACACCTTCAGTGGAGAATATTCAGGTGAATAAGGCCTTTGAGAAAATAACTGGCTGGAGTAATGAAGAAATTCAAGAACTGGACATTATGAAAGCAGTTTATCCTGATCCAGACTACCGGCAGGAAGTTGCTGAATTTATGAATTCCATATCTGGATGGAAAGACATCAAAATGACCATCAAAGATGGTTCAAAAATAGCATCATCATGGGCAAATGTTCCTATTCCAGACGGCCGTCAAGTAGGGATAGGTATTGATATCAGTCAGAGAAAGCAAATGGAAAAAGAATTAAGAGAAGCCCGTGATAAACTTGAAGAAAAGGTTCAAGAGCGGACGATTGAACTTGAAGAAGCTTATGAAGCCCTGAAAGAAAATGAAATGCAGCTTAAAGATCTGGTGGCTGATCTGGAGCGTTCCAACGAAGAGCTACGTAGTTTTGCTTATATTACTAGTCACGATTTGCAGGAGCCGCTTAGAACTATGGCCAGTTTTTCACAACTTCTGGAAAGGCGTTATAAAGGACGGCTGGATAGTGATGCCGACGAGTTTCTGGATTTCATTATAAACGCCGCAGTTAGAATGAAAGAGATGATTCAAGGATTACTGGATTATTCACGTGTTGAAAGGGAAGGAAAAGAATTTATAAAGACAGATATGAATTTAAAACTTGAAAAAGCCGTTTCTAACCTTAGATCCGCTATTGATGAATCCAGTGCCATAATTACCCATGATGACCTCCCAAAGGTTTTTGCAGAACCTGATCAGATGGTTAGAGTGTTCCAGAACATTATAGGTAATGCAATCAAATTTAGAAAGGCAGATGAACAGCTTAAAATTCATATTTCAGTCAGAATAGATAAAAAGAGGAGAGAATGGATATTTTCAGTATCTGATAATGGGATAGGGATGGAAGAAAAATACGCCGACAGAATATTCGAAGTTTTCAAGCGTTTGCACACAGTTGATAAATATGAAGGGGCAGGAATTGGTTTAGCTATTGTTAAAAGGATAATTGATGCTCATGGCGGGTATATCTGGGTTGAATCCAAACTAGGCAAAGGATCCACTTTTTACTTTACTATACCATTTAAACAGAGTTAA
- a CDS encoding DUF308 domain-containing protein translates to MISALIFIILGLIVLAFPLLGVIPLSILTGFSVLFLGIGLLLTGISFIGENAVMGIIDVILGILALILGLGFIFNPALFSFVAGLFVFIAGIFLIIAGIFDTVNKAGGTRWLGILNLVLGIIYLIVAIFIANPLVLGVLIGLWLLIVGILMLFQKD, encoded by the coding sequence ATGATAAGTGCATTGATTTTTATTATTCTTGGTCTGATAGTTCTGGCTTTTCCCCTTTTAGGAGTTATACCCCTTAGCATTTTAACTGGTTTTTCAGTGCTATTTTTGGGTATAGGTCTGTTACTAACCGGGATATCATTCATAGGTGAAAACGCAGTTATGGGTATTATCGATGTGATTTTAGGGATACTTGCCCTGATTCTCGGTCTTGGATTTATTTTCAACCCTGCTCTGTTCAGTTTTGTAGCTGGTTTATTTGTATTTATTGCAGGTATATTCCTGATAATAGCAGGTATTTTTGATACAGTGAATAAAGCCGGTGGAACCAGATGGTTAGGCATATTAAATTTAGTATTAGGTATTATTTATCTAATAGTTGCTATCTTTATAGCAAATCCACTAGTTTTAGGGGTATTAATTGGTTTATGGCTTTTAATTGTTGGAATATTGATGTTATTCCAGAAAGATTAA